From a single Candoia aspera isolate rCanAsp1 chromosome 2, rCanAsp1.hap2, whole genome shotgun sequence genomic region:
- the LOC134492069 gene encoding zinc finger protein ZFP2-like isoform X1: MEEQDLAGPTQSERRLEEVGRGHDVTCVESSVKLVAKATPPLMKQELAEGLRQGWEGQWSDFSSAPPSPHPRWKNRISRSGPSSQECPSSLEVAEGYRRPRKEFAAQAGTGFCGKAYKASASLNFPVKVKEEILDEDSLDSERQCQRFRRFCYHQAEGPQEAASQLRELCHQWLKPERHTKQQILEMVVLEQFLAILPPEMQSWVRESSPETCPEAVALAEDFLARQPEGPQASSPERDQGHEGCRSPWNMPGPLGNVPANCPVSEQLLSDGPVKAQPASGGKTTRDKETSLLGCDETKAKVDGIVQLETPLAKGKLSPFGDRKEAEPGNQPERQSFQEDHPEKAPLCRESDRSVVKEDQVQNKRKCTECGHLCEVDDLPANQKMDPEEFYICPQCGKTFKNGAPLASSQGTATGAKPHPCSECSKSFGTKAALLKHRATHTGEKPYVCSECGKCFTTSSNLIYHNIVHTGEKPHKCADCGKGFHWKSSLITHERTHTGEKPYACPECGKSFGNSSQLLRHKRVHTGEKPYHCSDCGRSFNQIASLIAHKRIHTGEKPYECSECGKGFGTRTNLMMHRRVHTGERPYKCSYCGQSFSQRTHLIIHERTHTGEKPYECSECGKSFNAKAPLITHKRIHTGENLYQCFQCGKRFSTSSNLLNHNIIHTGEKPHKCSDCGKCFNRKSSLITHQRTHTGEKPYACFECGKCFISSSDLTKHKKVHRGKRAGCPENLAYSPVLADSESVHPGHPPC, translated from the exons atggaggaaCAAGACCTGGCAGGACCCACACAGTCTGAGAGGAGATTGGAAGAGGTAGGAAGAGGCCATGATGTCACCTGCGTTGAGAGCAGCGTGAAGCTTGTGGCTAAGGCAACTCCACCACTTATGAAACAGGAGCTAGCAGAAGGGCTCCGACAGGGCTGGGAAGGCCAGTGGTCAGATTTCTCGAGTGCCCCGCCATCTCCCCATCCAAGATGGAAGAATCGGATATCCAGATCAGGGCCTAGCAGTCAAGAATGCCCATCCTCCTTGGAAGTGGCTGAGGGTTATCGGCGGCCTAGAAAAGAATTTGCTGCTCAAGCTGGGACAGGTTTCTGTGGCAAAGCCTACAAGGCCTCTGCAAGCCTGAACTTTCCTGTGAAAGTGAAGGAGGAGATTCTGGATGAGGACAGCCTTGATTCGGAGAGGCAGTGCCAACGGTTCAGGCGGTTCTGCTACCACCAGGCCGAGGGCCCTCAGGAGGCTGCCAGCCAACTCCGGGAGCTCTGCCACCAGTGGCTGAAGCCGGAGCGACACACCAAGCAGCAGATCCTGGAGATGgtggtcctggagcagttcctggccatcCTGCCCCCGGAGATGCAGAGCTGGGTCCGGGAAAGCAGTCCTGAGACCTGTCCTGAGGCAGTGGCCCTGGCTGAGGACTTTTTAGCAAGGCAACCCGAGGGACCCCAGGCGAGCTCTCCAGAGAGAGACCAAGGACATGAAGGCTGCCGGTCTCCTTGGAAT ATGCCAGGGCCTTTGGGAAACGTGCCCGCTAACTGCCCAGTCTCAGAGCAGCTGCTGTCTGATGGGCCAGTGAAGGCGCAACCAGCCAGTGGTGGCAAGACAACGAGGGATAAGGAAACCTCCTTGTTGG GTTGCGATGAAACGAAGGCCAAAGTAGATGGAATCGTTCAGCTGGAAACACCCTTGGCCAAAGGAAAGCTCTCCCCATTTGGTGACAGGAAAGAGGCTGAGCCTGGGAATCAGCCGGAACGACAGAGCTTCCAGGAAGACCACCCCGAGAAGGCCCCGCTTTGCCGAGAAAGCGACAGAAGCGTTGTGAAAGAAGACCAAGTCCAGAACAAGAggaaatgcacagagtgtggacaTCTCTGCGAGGTTGATGACCTTCCTGCCAATCAGAAAATGGACCCTGAAGAATTTTACATCTGCCCCCAATGCGGGAAGACCTTCAAGAACGGGGCGCCCCTTGCGTCCAGCCAGGGAACTGCGACTGGAGCCAAACCCCACCCGTGCTCGGAGTGCAGCAAGAGCTTTGGCACGAAGGCGGCCCTCCTGAAGCACAGAGCtacccacacgggggagaagccctacGTGTGCTCCGAATGCGGGAAGTGCTTCACCACCAGCTCCAACCTCATCTACCACAACATcgtccacacaggggagaagccgcACAAGTGCGCCGACTGCGGCAAAGGCTTCCACTGGAAGTCGTCCCTGATCACCCACGAGAGaacccacacgggggagaagccctacGCGTGTCCTGAGTGCGGGAAAAGCTTTGGGAACAGCTCCCAGCTGCTGAGGCACAAGAGGGtgcacacgggggagaagccgtacCATTGCTCCGATTGCGGCCGGAGCTTCAACCAGATAGCCTCCCTCATTGCGCACAAGcggatccacacgggggagaagccgtacGAGTGCTCCGAGTGCGGGAAGGGTTTTGGCACACGGACGAACCTGATGATGCACCGGCGGGTGCACACGGGGGAGAGGCCGTACAAGTGCTCCTACTGCGGGCAGAGCTTCAGCCAGAGGACGCACCTCATCATCCATGAGAGgacccacacaggggagaagccatatgaGTGCTCCGAGTGCGGGAAGAGCTTCAACGCCAAAGCGCCCCTGATCACACAcaagaggatccacacaggggagaaccTCTACCAGTGCTTCCAGTGCGGGAAACGCTTCAGCACCAGCTCTAACCTCCTGAACCACAACAtcatccacacgggggagaagccccaTAAGTGCTCGGACTGCGGCAAATGCTTCAATCGGAAGTCATCCCTCATTACCCACCAGAGGACCCACACCGGGGAGAAACCCTATGCCTGCTTTGAGTGCGGGAAGTGTTTCATTTCGAGCTCGGATCTCACCAAACATAAAAAAGTTCACAGGGGGAAGCGGGCTGGCTGTCCCGAAAATTTAGCGTATAGCCCAGTGCTGGCAGATTCGGAGAGCGTACATCCAGGACACCCTCCTTGTTAA
- the LOC134492069 gene encoding zinc finger protein OZF-like isoform X3, giving the protein MEEQDLAGPTQSERRLEEMPGPLGNVPANCPVSEQLLSDGPVKAQPASGGKTTRDKETSLLGCDETKAKVDGIVQLETPLAKGKLSPFGDRKEAEPGNQPERQSFQEDHPEKAPLCRESDRSVVKEDQVQNKRKCTECGHLCEVDDLPANQKMDPEEFYICPQCGKTFKNGAPLASSQGTATGAKPHPCSECSKSFGTKAALLKHRATHTGEKPYVCSECGKCFTTSSNLIYHNIVHTGEKPHKCADCGKGFHWKSSLITHERTHTGEKPYACPECGKSFGNSSQLLRHKRVHTGEKPYHCSDCGRSFNQIASLIAHKRIHTGEKPYECSECGKGFGTRTNLMMHRRVHTGERPYKCSYCGQSFSQRTHLIIHERTHTGEKPYECSECGKSFNAKAPLITHKRIHTGENLYQCFQCGKRFSTSSNLLNHNIIHTGEKPHKCSDCGKCFNRKSSLITHQRTHTGEKPYACFECGKCFISSSDLTKHKKVHRGKRAGCPENLAYSPVLADSESVHPGHPPC; this is encoded by the exons atggaggaaCAAGACCTGGCAGGACCCACACAGTCTGAGAGGAGATTGGAAGAG ATGCCAGGGCCTTTGGGAAACGTGCCCGCTAACTGCCCAGTCTCAGAGCAGCTGCTGTCTGATGGGCCAGTGAAGGCGCAACCAGCCAGTGGTGGCAAGACAACGAGGGATAAGGAAACCTCCTTGTTGG GTTGCGATGAAACGAAGGCCAAAGTAGATGGAATCGTTCAGCTGGAAACACCCTTGGCCAAAGGAAAGCTCTCCCCATTTGGTGACAGGAAAGAGGCTGAGCCTGGGAATCAGCCGGAACGACAGAGCTTCCAGGAAGACCACCCCGAGAAGGCCCCGCTTTGCCGAGAAAGCGACAGAAGCGTTGTGAAAGAAGACCAAGTCCAGAACAAGAggaaatgcacagagtgtggacaTCTCTGCGAGGTTGATGACCTTCCTGCCAATCAGAAAATGGACCCTGAAGAATTTTACATCTGCCCCCAATGCGGGAAGACCTTCAAGAACGGGGCGCCCCTTGCGTCCAGCCAGGGAACTGCGACTGGAGCCAAACCCCACCCGTGCTCGGAGTGCAGCAAGAGCTTTGGCACGAAGGCGGCCCTCCTGAAGCACAGAGCtacccacacgggggagaagccctacGTGTGCTCCGAATGCGGGAAGTGCTTCACCACCAGCTCCAACCTCATCTACCACAACATcgtccacacaggggagaagccgcACAAGTGCGCCGACTGCGGCAAAGGCTTCCACTGGAAGTCGTCCCTGATCACCCACGAGAGaacccacacgggggagaagccctacGCGTGTCCTGAGTGCGGGAAAAGCTTTGGGAACAGCTCCCAGCTGCTGAGGCACAAGAGGGtgcacacgggggagaagccgtacCATTGCTCCGATTGCGGCCGGAGCTTCAACCAGATAGCCTCCCTCATTGCGCACAAGcggatccacacgggggagaagccgtacGAGTGCTCCGAGTGCGGGAAGGGTTTTGGCACACGGACGAACCTGATGATGCACCGGCGGGTGCACACGGGGGAGAGGCCGTACAAGTGCTCCTACTGCGGGCAGAGCTTCAGCCAGAGGACGCACCTCATCATCCATGAGAGgacccacacaggggagaagccatatgaGTGCTCCGAGTGCGGGAAGAGCTTCAACGCCAAAGCGCCCCTGATCACACAcaagaggatccacacaggggagaaccTCTACCAGTGCTTCCAGTGCGGGAAACGCTTCAGCACCAGCTCTAACCTCCTGAACCACAACAtcatccacacgggggagaagccccaTAAGTGCTCGGACTGCGGCAAATGCTTCAATCGGAAGTCATCCCTCATTACCCACCAGAGGACCCACACCGGGGAGAAACCCTATGCCTGCTTTGAGTGCGGGAAGTGTTTCATTTCGAGCTCGGATCTCACCAAACATAAAAAAGTTCACAGGGGGAAGCGGGCTGGCTGTCCCGAAAATTTAGCGTATAGCCCAGTGCTGGCAGATTCGGAGAGCGTACATCCAGGACACCCTCCTTGTTAA
- the LOC134492069 gene encoding zinc finger protein OZF-like isoform X2 — protein MTPEGRLIHSSIAIMDSKFLILNVDLLESFHHWLLSYPQKMPGPLGNVPANCPVSEQLLSDGPVKAQPASGGKTTRDKETSLLGCDETKAKVDGIVQLETPLAKGKLSPFGDRKEAEPGNQPERQSFQEDHPEKAPLCRESDRSVVKEDQVQNKRKCTECGHLCEVDDLPANQKMDPEEFYICPQCGKTFKNGAPLASSQGTATGAKPHPCSECSKSFGTKAALLKHRATHTGEKPYVCSECGKCFTTSSNLIYHNIVHTGEKPHKCADCGKGFHWKSSLITHERTHTGEKPYACPECGKSFGNSSQLLRHKRVHTGEKPYHCSDCGRSFNQIASLIAHKRIHTGEKPYECSECGKGFGTRTNLMMHRRVHTGERPYKCSYCGQSFSQRTHLIIHERTHTGEKPYECSECGKSFNAKAPLITHKRIHTGENLYQCFQCGKRFSTSSNLLNHNIIHTGEKPHKCSDCGKCFNRKSSLITHQRTHTGEKPYACFECGKCFISSSDLTKHKKVHRGKRAGCPENLAYSPVLADSESVHPGHPPC, from the exons ATGACTCCAGAAGGCAGGTTGATCCACAGCTCCATAGCAATCATGGACAGCAAATTCCTCATTTTGAATGTGGATCTTCTGGAAAGCTTCCACCACTGGTTATTGTCCTACCCTCAGAAG ATGCCAGGGCCTTTGGGAAACGTGCCCGCTAACTGCCCAGTCTCAGAGCAGCTGCTGTCTGATGGGCCAGTGAAGGCGCAACCAGCCAGTGGTGGCAAGACAACGAGGGATAAGGAAACCTCCTTGTTGG GTTGCGATGAAACGAAGGCCAAAGTAGATGGAATCGTTCAGCTGGAAACACCCTTGGCCAAAGGAAAGCTCTCCCCATTTGGTGACAGGAAAGAGGCTGAGCCTGGGAATCAGCCGGAACGACAGAGCTTCCAGGAAGACCACCCCGAGAAGGCCCCGCTTTGCCGAGAAAGCGACAGAAGCGTTGTGAAAGAAGACCAAGTCCAGAACAAGAggaaatgcacagagtgtggacaTCTCTGCGAGGTTGATGACCTTCCTGCCAATCAGAAAATGGACCCTGAAGAATTTTACATCTGCCCCCAATGCGGGAAGACCTTCAAGAACGGGGCGCCCCTTGCGTCCAGCCAGGGAACTGCGACTGGAGCCAAACCCCACCCGTGCTCGGAGTGCAGCAAGAGCTTTGGCACGAAGGCGGCCCTCCTGAAGCACAGAGCtacccacacgggggagaagccctacGTGTGCTCCGAATGCGGGAAGTGCTTCACCACCAGCTCCAACCTCATCTACCACAACATcgtccacacaggggagaagccgcACAAGTGCGCCGACTGCGGCAAAGGCTTCCACTGGAAGTCGTCCCTGATCACCCACGAGAGaacccacacgggggagaagccctacGCGTGTCCTGAGTGCGGGAAAAGCTTTGGGAACAGCTCCCAGCTGCTGAGGCACAAGAGGGtgcacacgggggagaagccgtacCATTGCTCCGATTGCGGCCGGAGCTTCAACCAGATAGCCTCCCTCATTGCGCACAAGcggatccacacgggggagaagccgtacGAGTGCTCCGAGTGCGGGAAGGGTTTTGGCACACGGACGAACCTGATGATGCACCGGCGGGTGCACACGGGGGAGAGGCCGTACAAGTGCTCCTACTGCGGGCAGAGCTTCAGCCAGAGGACGCACCTCATCATCCATGAGAGgacccacacaggggagaagccatatgaGTGCTCCGAGTGCGGGAAGAGCTTCAACGCCAAAGCGCCCCTGATCACACAcaagaggatccacacaggggagaaccTCTACCAGTGCTTCCAGTGCGGGAAACGCTTCAGCACCAGCTCTAACCTCCTGAACCACAACAtcatccacacgggggagaagccccaTAAGTGCTCGGACTGCGGCAAATGCTTCAATCGGAAGTCATCCCTCATTACCCACCAGAGGACCCACACCGGGGAGAAACCCTATGCCTGCTTTGAGTGCGGGAAGTGTTTCATTTCGAGCTCGGATCTCACCAAACATAAAAAAGTTCACAGGGGGAAGCGGGCTGGCTGTCCCGAAAATTTAGCGTATAGCCCAGTGCTGGCAGATTCGGAGAGCGTACATCCAGGACACCCTCCTTGTTAA